The following are encoded together in the Sphaerodactylus townsendi isolate TG3544 linkage group LG12, MPM_Stown_v2.3, whole genome shotgun sequence genome:
- the LOC125441715 gene encoding toll/interleukin-1 receptor domain-containing adapter protein, which translates to MPLPLKLSPDMAGWFKWLPWKSRQDSNSSRSPLNNTSPSLPPHRLERNSNSLPSSSVNSPKQTSCTFAVNITSSDSARWNKQYDACICHSEGDFEFVEQMVSYLESQPERFRCFLQLRDAVAGGAIPSELCEAVQNSHCWVLLITSSFLKDPWCVYQMHQALMEAPMANGRIIPVLKDIDRKDYPRELKCIYYINVTVQEKGFRQVKETVIRYLQELCQNAHRSV; encoded by the exons ATGCCTCTTCCCCTGAAACTTAGTCCTGATATGGCAG GTTGGTTCAAGTGGCTCCCATGGAAGTCAAGGCAAGATTCAAACTCTTCAAGAAGCCCGTTGAACAATACTTCTCCATCTTTACCTCCTCATCGTTTGGAGCGGAACTCGAACTCTCTACCCAGCAGTTCAGTGAACAGTCCCAAACAGACATCCTGCACCTTTGCCGTAAACATCACCAGTTCAGACAGCGCACGCTGGAACAAACAGTACGATGCGTGCATCTGCCACAGTGAGGGGGACTTTGAGTTTGTGGAGCAAATGGTCTCTTACTTGGAAAGCCAGCCTGAGCGCTTCCGTTGCTTTCTTCAGTTGCGGGATGCAGTTGCGGGAGGTGCCATTCCTTCGGAGCTGTGCGAGGCCGTCCAGAACAGCCACTGCTGGGTGCTGCTCATCACCTCCAGCTTCCTCAAGGATCCTTGGTGTGTGTACCAAATGCACCAGGCCTTGATGGAGGCACCGATGGCCAACGGGCGCATCATCCCTGTGCTGAAGGACATTGACCGGAAAGACTATCCAAGGGAGCTTAAGTGCATCTATTACATCAATGTCACAGTGCAGGAGAAAGGCTTCAGGCAGGTCAAAGAGACAGTGATTCGCT ATCTACAGGAATTATGTCAAAACGCACATAGGAGCGTTTAA